A genomic region of Paroedura picta isolate Pp20150507F chromosome 4, Ppicta_v3.0, whole genome shotgun sequence contains the following coding sequences:
- the LOC143835307 gene encoding beta-1,3-galactosyltransferase 1-like: MKMENRTLWKRHFYISWHCTKLYIFLVGSFCFFFICILLISSVSHYLTTSSLIHVQEKWHRFLYFLQDTEEESKESVLSGVEELSQKSQEPEGNANMFRSFSKGIPENYIHLHSYRFLINEGDKCTKRTPFLLLLIATKFDEHEHRQAIRKTWGNEKVIPGVEIIRLFMLGMNKSVSNQAILRESRHYHDIIQQDFIDTYKNLTLKTLMGMKWVTTYCSKAIFVMKTDSDMFVNTEYLIQKLLWNVKLPKRDYFTGSVMTGYQPHRHNTSKWYMPKEIYPEDEYPPFCSGTGYVFSTDVATKILSGSLKVPYLYLEDIYVALCLKKEGISLTPPPREGLFNIHRISFSPCIYHSLITSHYISPSMLTFFWETMQDKKHECP; the protein is encoded by the coding sequence ATGAAGATGGAAAATAGGACTTTGTGGAAGAGACATTTTTACATTTCTTGGCATTGcactaaattatatatttttctggttggctccttctgtttcttttttatttgtaTACTCTTGatttccagtgtttctcattactTAACTACTTCATCTCTAATCCATGTTCAAGAAAAATGGCACAGATTTTTATATTTTCTCCAAGATACTgaagaagaaagcaaagaaagtGTTCTCTCCGGTGTTGAAGAGTTGTCACAGAAAAGTCAGGAACCGGAAGGAAATGCTAACATGTTCAGAAGCTTTAGCAAAGGAATTCCAGAGAACTACATCCACCTCCATTCCTACCGTTTTCTCATTAATGAAGGTGACAAATGCACAAAACGAACCCCTTTCTTGCTACTCCTAATAGCAACCAAGTTTGATGAGCATGAACATAGGCAAGCAATCAGGAAGACATGGGGGAACGAAAAGGTGATTCCAGGAGTGGAGATCATTCGCTTGTTTATGCTAGGGATGAATAAGAGTGTCTCAAACCAAGCCATACTGAGAGAAAGCCGGCATTATCATGACATCATTCAACAAGACTTTATAGATACCTACAAAAACTTAACCCTTAAAACTCTAATGGGCATGAAATGGGTCACTACCTATTGTTCTAAAGCTATTTTTGTTATGAAAACTGACAGTGATATGTTTGTGAATACAGAATATTTGATACAAAAGCTGCTGTGGAATGTTAAACTTCCCAAGAGAGACTACTTCACGGGCTCCGTCATGACAGGGTATCAACCACATCGTCACAATACAAGCAAGTGGTACATGCCAAAAGAGATATATCCGGAAGATGAATACCCACCTTTTTGTTCAGGAACTGGTTATGTTTTCTCCACAGATGTGGCCACAAAGATTCTTAGCGGGTCTCTAAAGGTGCCATATTTATATTTAGAAGACATATATGTTGCACTGTGTCTCAAAAAAGAAGGAATCAGCTTGACACCTCCACCAAGAGAGGGATTGTTTAACATACACAGAATTTCATTTTCGCCATGCATTTACCACAGTCTAATCACCTCCCATTACATCAGTCCAAGTATGCTGACATTTTTCTGGGAAACAATGCAAGACAAGAAGCATGAATGCCCTTGA